The following are encoded together in the Tursiops truncatus isolate mTurTru1 chromosome 10, mTurTru1.mat.Y, whole genome shotgun sequence genome:
- the ITIH4 gene encoding inter-alpha-trypsin inhibitor heavy chain H4 isoform X12, with translation MKTPAPGRACGVVLVLLSLATLQTLRAQKNDIDIYSLTVDSRVSSRFAHTVVTSRVVNKASTLQEVTFQMELPKKAFITNFSMIIDGVTYPGNIKEKAAAQEQYSAAVERGESAGLVKATGRKTEQFQVSVSVAPAAKITFELVYEELLVRHLGAYELLLKVQPQQLVKHLQMDIYIFEPQGISFLETESTFMTNELAEALTTTQNKTKAHVRFRPTLSQQQKSPEQQQDTVLDGNFIVRYDVDRTVSGGSIQIENGYFVHYFAPEHLATIPKNVIFVIDKSGSMSGRKIQQTREALIKILGDLGPRDQFNLISFSGEATPWKPQLVAASAENVNAAKSYAAAIQARGGTNINDAILMAVQLLERANREELLPPGSVTLIILLTDGDPTVGETNPSEIQKNVQEAIDGQHSLFCLGFGFDVSYAFLEKLALDNGGLARRIYEDSDSALQLQDFYQEVANPLMTSVAFEYPSNTVEAVTQDAFRLFFKGSELVVAGKLRDQSPDVFSAKVRGQLHMENITFVTESRVAEQEEAFWSPRYIFHSFMERLWAYLTIQQLLEQTVSMPDAEKQALEARALNLSLSYSFVTPLTSMVITKPEGQEQSQVAEKPVENENRHRNVHSGHTLFRYHSVGGKASRVSGGSSADPVFSTRRGWRGQGPPGPLHPHLPYPPHRTPWRPTPPDVMPQTTMASPHHGKCQLPSAPLTVLTPSLLYLPPEPHLLSQPPSSLLLSSCRCLGGAWTGSVWTSSALRDRQTCSQTLAKAQSLFAP, from the exons ATGaagaccccagcccctggccgCGCCTGCGGCGTCGTGCTGGTCCTGCTCTCGCTGGCCACCCTCCAGACCCTCAGGGCCCAAAAG AATGACATCGACATCTACAGCCTCACTGTAGACTCCAGGGTCTCATCCCGATTTGCCCACACAGTCGTCACCAGCCGGGTGGTCAACAAGGCCAGTACTTTGCAGGAGGTCACCTTCCAGATGGAGCTGCCCAAGAAAGCCTTTATCACCAACTTCTCCAT gatCATTGATGGTGTGACCTACCCCGGTAACATCAAGGAGAAGGCTGCAGCCCAGGAGCAGTACAGCGCGGCtgtggagaggggagagagcgCCGGCCTCGTCAA GGCCACTGGGAGAAAGACAGAGCAGTTCCAGGTGTCAGTCAGTGTGGCGCCCGCTGCCAAGATCACCTTCGAGCTGGTGTATGAGGAGCTCCTGGTGCGGCATCTGGGAGCGTACGAGCTGCTGCTGAAAGTCCAGCCCCAGCAGCTGGTCAAGCACCTGCAG ATGGACATTTACATCTTTGAGCCTCAGGGCATCAGCTTTCTGGAGACAGAGAGCACCTTCATGACCAATGAACTGGCAGAGGCCCTCACCACCACACAGAACAAGACCAAG GCTCATGTCCGATTCAGGCCGACGCTGTCCCAGCAGCAAAAGTCTCCAGAGCAGCAGCAGGACACAGTCCTGGATGGCAACTTCATCGTCCGCTATGATGTGGACCGGACTGTCTCCGGGGGTTCCAttcag ATCGAGAATGGCTACTTTGTGCACTACTTTGCCCCTGAGCACCTGGCCACGATACCCAAGAACGTGATCTTCGTCATTGACAAGAGCGGCTCCATGAGCGGCAGGAAAATCCAGCAG ACCCGGGAAGCCCTCATCAAGATCCTGGGTGACCTCGGTCCCCGTGACCAGTTCAACCTCATCAGCTTCAGTGGGGAAGCAACCCCGTGGAAGCCACAGCTAGTGGCAGCCTCGGCTGAGAACGTGAACGCGGCCAAGAGCTACGCCGCTGCCATCCAGGCCCGGGGAG GGACCAATATAAACGATGCGATACTGATGGCCGTGCAGCTGCTAGAGAGAGCCAACCGGGAGGAGCTGCTGCCCCCAGGAAGCGTCACCCTCATCATCCTCCTCACCGACGGCGACCCCACTGTGG GGGAAACCAACCCCTCAGAGATCCAGAAGAACGTTCAGGAAGCCATAGACGGCCAGCACAGCCTCTTCTGCCTGGGCTTCGGCTTCGACGTCAGCTACGCCTTCCTGGAGAAGCTGGCACTGGACAACGGTGGCCTGGCCCGGCGCATCTATGAGGACTCGGACTCCGCACTGCAGCTCCAG GACTTCTACCAAGAGGTGGCCAACCCACTGATGACATCGGTGGCCTTCGAGTACCCAAGCAACACCGTGGAGGCGGTCACACAGGACGCCTTCCGGCTGTTCTTCAAGGGCTCCGAGTTGGTGGTGGCCGGGAAGCTCCGGGACCAGAGCCCTGATGTGTTCTCAGCCAAAGTCAGGGGGCAGCTG CACATGGAGAACATCACCTTTGTAACGGAGTCCCGCGTGGCAGAGCAGGAGGAGGCGTTCTGGAGCCCCAGATACATCTTCCACAGCTTCATGGAGAGACTGTGGGCGTACCTGACCATCCAGCAACTGCTGGAGCAAAC AGTCTCCATGCCAGATGCTGAGAAGCAGGCTCTTGAGGCCCGAGCTCTGAACTTGTCGCTCAGCTACAGTTTTGTCACCCCGCTCACGTCCATGGTGATCACCAAACCCGAAGGTCAAGAGCAGTCTCAGGTTGCTGAGAAACCCGTGGAAAATG AAAACAGACACAGGAACGTCCACTCAG GTCACACTCTCTTCAGATATCATTCCGTGGGAGGCAAAGCGTCCAGAGTATCAG GAGGCAGCAGTGCAGACCCTGTCTTTTCTACAAGAAGAGGCTGGAGAGGACAAG GACCACCTGGACCTCTTCATCCTCATCTTCCTTATCCACCCCACCGTACGCCCTGGAGACCAACGCCACCAGACGTGATGCCAC aaacAACCATGGCATCCCCACACCACGGTAAGTGCCAGCTCCCCTCAGCCCCCCTCACCGTCCTCACCCCCAGCCTGCTCTACCTGCCCCCAGAACCACACCTGCTGTCCCAGCCCCCATCCAGCCTCCTTCTGTCATCCTGCCGCTGCCTGGGCGGAGCGTGGACCGGCTCTGTGTGGACCTCAAGCGCTCTCAGGGACCGACAAACCTGCTCTCAGACCCTGGCCAAG GCCCAGAGTCTGTTTGCTCCCTGA
- the ITIH4 gene encoding inter-alpha-trypsin inhibitor heavy chain H4 isoform X10, with product MKTPAPGRACGVVLVLLSLATLQTLRAQKNDIDIYSLTVDSRVSSRFAHTVVTSRVVNKASTLQEVTFQMELPKKAFITNFSMIIDGVTYPGNIKEKAAAQEQYSAAVERGESAGLVKATGRKTEQFQVSVSVAPAAKITFELVYEELLVRHLGAYELLLKVQPQQLVKHLQMDIYIFEPQGISFLETESTFMTNELAEALTTTQNKTKAHVRFRPTLSQQQKSPEQQQDTVLDGNFIVRYDVDRTVSGGSIQIENGYFVHYFAPEHLATIPKNVIFVIDKSGSMSGRKIQQTREALIKILGDLGPRDQFNLISFSGEATPWKPQLVAASAENVNAAKSYAAAIQARGGTNINDAILMAVQLLERANREELLPPGSVTLIILLTDGDPTVGETNPSEIQKNVQEAIDGQHSLFCLGFGFDVSYAFLEKLALDNGGLARRIYEDSDSALQLQDFYQEVANPLMTSVAFEYPSNTVEAVTQDAFRLFFKGSELVVAGKLRDQSPDVFSAKVRGQLHMENITFVTESRVAEQEEAFWSPRYIFHSFMERLWAYLTIQQLLEQTVSMPDAEKQALEARALNLSLSYSFVTPLTSMVITKPEGQEQSQVAEKPVENENRHRNVHSGHTLFRYHSVGGKASRVSGGSSADPVFSTRRGWRGQGVFDKLYNFPTRLGPPGPLHPHLPYPPHRTPWRPTPPDVMPRLSATSFLDEHDMDLRIKETTMASPHHGKCQLPSAPLTVLTPSLLYLPPEPHLLSQPPSSLLLSSCRCLGGAWTGSVWTSSALRDRQTCSQTLAKAQSLFAP from the exons ATGaagaccccagcccctggccgCGCCTGCGGCGTCGTGCTGGTCCTGCTCTCGCTGGCCACCCTCCAGACCCTCAGGGCCCAAAAG AATGACATCGACATCTACAGCCTCACTGTAGACTCCAGGGTCTCATCCCGATTTGCCCACACAGTCGTCACCAGCCGGGTGGTCAACAAGGCCAGTACTTTGCAGGAGGTCACCTTCCAGATGGAGCTGCCCAAGAAAGCCTTTATCACCAACTTCTCCAT gatCATTGATGGTGTGACCTACCCCGGTAACATCAAGGAGAAGGCTGCAGCCCAGGAGCAGTACAGCGCGGCtgtggagaggggagagagcgCCGGCCTCGTCAA GGCCACTGGGAGAAAGACAGAGCAGTTCCAGGTGTCAGTCAGTGTGGCGCCCGCTGCCAAGATCACCTTCGAGCTGGTGTATGAGGAGCTCCTGGTGCGGCATCTGGGAGCGTACGAGCTGCTGCTGAAAGTCCAGCCCCAGCAGCTGGTCAAGCACCTGCAG ATGGACATTTACATCTTTGAGCCTCAGGGCATCAGCTTTCTGGAGACAGAGAGCACCTTCATGACCAATGAACTGGCAGAGGCCCTCACCACCACACAGAACAAGACCAAG GCTCATGTCCGATTCAGGCCGACGCTGTCCCAGCAGCAAAAGTCTCCAGAGCAGCAGCAGGACACAGTCCTGGATGGCAACTTCATCGTCCGCTATGATGTGGACCGGACTGTCTCCGGGGGTTCCAttcag ATCGAGAATGGCTACTTTGTGCACTACTTTGCCCCTGAGCACCTGGCCACGATACCCAAGAACGTGATCTTCGTCATTGACAAGAGCGGCTCCATGAGCGGCAGGAAAATCCAGCAG ACCCGGGAAGCCCTCATCAAGATCCTGGGTGACCTCGGTCCCCGTGACCAGTTCAACCTCATCAGCTTCAGTGGGGAAGCAACCCCGTGGAAGCCACAGCTAGTGGCAGCCTCGGCTGAGAACGTGAACGCGGCCAAGAGCTACGCCGCTGCCATCCAGGCCCGGGGAG GGACCAATATAAACGATGCGATACTGATGGCCGTGCAGCTGCTAGAGAGAGCCAACCGGGAGGAGCTGCTGCCCCCAGGAAGCGTCACCCTCATCATCCTCCTCACCGACGGCGACCCCACTGTGG GGGAAACCAACCCCTCAGAGATCCAGAAGAACGTTCAGGAAGCCATAGACGGCCAGCACAGCCTCTTCTGCCTGGGCTTCGGCTTCGACGTCAGCTACGCCTTCCTGGAGAAGCTGGCACTGGACAACGGTGGCCTGGCCCGGCGCATCTATGAGGACTCGGACTCCGCACTGCAGCTCCAG GACTTCTACCAAGAGGTGGCCAACCCACTGATGACATCGGTGGCCTTCGAGTACCCAAGCAACACCGTGGAGGCGGTCACACAGGACGCCTTCCGGCTGTTCTTCAAGGGCTCCGAGTTGGTGGTGGCCGGGAAGCTCCGGGACCAGAGCCCTGATGTGTTCTCAGCCAAAGTCAGGGGGCAGCTG CACATGGAGAACATCACCTTTGTAACGGAGTCCCGCGTGGCAGAGCAGGAGGAGGCGTTCTGGAGCCCCAGATACATCTTCCACAGCTTCATGGAGAGACTGTGGGCGTACCTGACCATCCAGCAACTGCTGGAGCAAAC AGTCTCCATGCCAGATGCTGAGAAGCAGGCTCTTGAGGCCCGAGCTCTGAACTTGTCGCTCAGCTACAGTTTTGTCACCCCGCTCACGTCCATGGTGATCACCAAACCCGAAGGTCAAGAGCAGTCTCAGGTTGCTGAGAAACCCGTGGAAAATG AAAACAGACACAGGAACGTCCACTCAG GTCACACTCTCTTCAGATATCATTCCGTGGGAGGCAAAGCGTCCAGAGTATCAG GAGGCAGCAGTGCAGACCCTGTCTTTTCTACAAGAAGAGGCTGGAGAGGACAAGG AGTTTTCGATAAACTGTACAATTTCCCCACGAGATTAGGACCACCTGGACCTCTTCATCCTCATCTTCCTTATCCACCCCACCGTACGCCCTGGAGACCAACGCCACCAGACGTGATGCCAC GGCTATCAGCTACCTCATTTCTTGATGAACATGACATGGACTTAAGAATCAAAG aaacAACCATGGCATCCCCACACCACGGTAAGTGCCAGCTCCCCTCAGCCCCCCTCACCGTCCTCACCCCCAGCCTGCTCTACCTGCCCCCAGAACCACACCTGCTGTCCCAGCCCCCATCCAGCCTCCTTCTGTCATCCTGCCGCTGCCTGGGCGGAGCGTGGACCGGCTCTGTGTGGACCTCAAGCGCTCTCAGGGACCGACAAACCTGCTCTCAGACCCTGGCCAAG GCCCAGAGTCTGTTTGCTCCCTGA
- the ITIH4 gene encoding inter-alpha-trypsin inhibitor heavy chain H4 isoform X11, which yields MKTPAPGRACGVVLVLLSLATLQTLRAQKNDIDIYSLTVDSRVSSRFAHTVVTSRVVNKASTLQEVTFQMELPKKAFITNFSMIIDGVTYPGNIKEKAAAQEQYSAAVERGESAGLVKATGRKTEQFQVSVSVAPAAKITFELVYEELLVRHLGAYELLLKVQPQQLVKHLQMDIYIFEPQGISFLETESTFMTNELAEALTTTQNKTKAHVRFRPTLSQQQKSPEQQQDTVLDGNFIVRYDVDRTVSGGSIQIENGYFVHYFAPEHLATIPKNVIFVIDKSGSMSGRKIQQTREALIKILGDLGPRDQFNLISFSGEATPWKPQLVAASAENVNAAKSYAAAIQARGGTNINDAILMAVQLLERANREELLPPGSVTLIILLTDGDPTVGETNPSEIQKNVQEAIDGQHSLFCLGFGFDVSYAFLEKLALDNGGLARRIYEDSDSALQLQDFYQEVANPLMTSVAFEYPSNTVEAVTQDAFRLFFKGSELVVAGKLRDQSPDVFSAKVRGQLHMENITFVTESRVAEQEEAFWSPRYIFHSFMERLWAYLTIQQLLEQTVSMPDAEKQALEARALNLSLSYSFVTPLTSMVITKPEGQEQSQVAEKPVENENRHRNVHSGHTLFRYHSVGGKASRVSGGSSADPVFSTRRGWRGQGVFDKLYNFPTRLGPPGPLHPHLPYPPHRTPWRPTPPDVMPRLSATSFLDEHDMDLRIKETTMASPHHAPIQPPSVILPLPGRSVDRLCVDLKRSQGPTNLLSDPGQGPESVCSLRLGSTDFPSHSWPRCPAQCQGLR from the exons ATGaagaccccagcccctggccgCGCCTGCGGCGTCGTGCTGGTCCTGCTCTCGCTGGCCACCCTCCAGACCCTCAGGGCCCAAAAG AATGACATCGACATCTACAGCCTCACTGTAGACTCCAGGGTCTCATCCCGATTTGCCCACACAGTCGTCACCAGCCGGGTGGTCAACAAGGCCAGTACTTTGCAGGAGGTCACCTTCCAGATGGAGCTGCCCAAGAAAGCCTTTATCACCAACTTCTCCAT gatCATTGATGGTGTGACCTACCCCGGTAACATCAAGGAGAAGGCTGCAGCCCAGGAGCAGTACAGCGCGGCtgtggagaggggagagagcgCCGGCCTCGTCAA GGCCACTGGGAGAAAGACAGAGCAGTTCCAGGTGTCAGTCAGTGTGGCGCCCGCTGCCAAGATCACCTTCGAGCTGGTGTATGAGGAGCTCCTGGTGCGGCATCTGGGAGCGTACGAGCTGCTGCTGAAAGTCCAGCCCCAGCAGCTGGTCAAGCACCTGCAG ATGGACATTTACATCTTTGAGCCTCAGGGCATCAGCTTTCTGGAGACAGAGAGCACCTTCATGACCAATGAACTGGCAGAGGCCCTCACCACCACACAGAACAAGACCAAG GCTCATGTCCGATTCAGGCCGACGCTGTCCCAGCAGCAAAAGTCTCCAGAGCAGCAGCAGGACACAGTCCTGGATGGCAACTTCATCGTCCGCTATGATGTGGACCGGACTGTCTCCGGGGGTTCCAttcag ATCGAGAATGGCTACTTTGTGCACTACTTTGCCCCTGAGCACCTGGCCACGATACCCAAGAACGTGATCTTCGTCATTGACAAGAGCGGCTCCATGAGCGGCAGGAAAATCCAGCAG ACCCGGGAAGCCCTCATCAAGATCCTGGGTGACCTCGGTCCCCGTGACCAGTTCAACCTCATCAGCTTCAGTGGGGAAGCAACCCCGTGGAAGCCACAGCTAGTGGCAGCCTCGGCTGAGAACGTGAACGCGGCCAAGAGCTACGCCGCTGCCATCCAGGCCCGGGGAG GGACCAATATAAACGATGCGATACTGATGGCCGTGCAGCTGCTAGAGAGAGCCAACCGGGAGGAGCTGCTGCCCCCAGGAAGCGTCACCCTCATCATCCTCCTCACCGACGGCGACCCCACTGTGG GGGAAACCAACCCCTCAGAGATCCAGAAGAACGTTCAGGAAGCCATAGACGGCCAGCACAGCCTCTTCTGCCTGGGCTTCGGCTTCGACGTCAGCTACGCCTTCCTGGAGAAGCTGGCACTGGACAACGGTGGCCTGGCCCGGCGCATCTATGAGGACTCGGACTCCGCACTGCAGCTCCAG GACTTCTACCAAGAGGTGGCCAACCCACTGATGACATCGGTGGCCTTCGAGTACCCAAGCAACACCGTGGAGGCGGTCACACAGGACGCCTTCCGGCTGTTCTTCAAGGGCTCCGAGTTGGTGGTGGCCGGGAAGCTCCGGGACCAGAGCCCTGATGTGTTCTCAGCCAAAGTCAGGGGGCAGCTG CACATGGAGAACATCACCTTTGTAACGGAGTCCCGCGTGGCAGAGCAGGAGGAGGCGTTCTGGAGCCCCAGATACATCTTCCACAGCTTCATGGAGAGACTGTGGGCGTACCTGACCATCCAGCAACTGCTGGAGCAAAC AGTCTCCATGCCAGATGCTGAGAAGCAGGCTCTTGAGGCCCGAGCTCTGAACTTGTCGCTCAGCTACAGTTTTGTCACCCCGCTCACGTCCATGGTGATCACCAAACCCGAAGGTCAAGAGCAGTCTCAGGTTGCTGAGAAACCCGTGGAAAATG AAAACAGACACAGGAACGTCCACTCAG GTCACACTCTCTTCAGATATCATTCCGTGGGAGGCAAAGCGTCCAGAGTATCAG GAGGCAGCAGTGCAGACCCTGTCTTTTCTACAAGAAGAGGCTGGAGAGGACAAGG AGTTTTCGATAAACTGTACAATTTCCCCACGAGATTAGGACCACCTGGACCTCTTCATCCTCATCTTCCTTATCCACCCCACCGTACGCCCTGGAGACCAACGCCACCAGACGTGATGCCAC GGCTATCAGCTACCTCATTTCTTGATGAACATGACATGGACTTAAGAATCAAAG aaacAACCATGGCATCCCCACACCACG CCCCCATCCAGCCTCCTTCTGTCATCCTGCCGCTGCCTGGGCGGAGCGTGGACCGGCTCTGTGTGGACCTCAAGCGCTCTCAGGGACCGACAAACCTGCTCTCAGACCCTGGCCAAG GCCCAGAGTCTGTTTGCTCCCTGAGGCTAGGGAGCACTGATTTTCCCTCCCACTCTTGGCCACGGTGCCCAGCTCAGTGTCAG GGATTGAGGTGA
- the ITIH4 gene encoding inter-alpha-trypsin inhibitor heavy chain H4 isoform X9, translating to MKTPAPGRACGVVLVLLSLATLQTLRAQKNDIDIYSLTVDSRVSSRFAHTVVTSRVVNKASTLQEVTFQMELPKKAFITNFSMIIDGVTYPGNIKEKAAAQEQYSAAVERGESAGLVKATGRKTEQFQVSVSVAPAAKITFELVYEELLVRHLGAYELLLKVQPQQLVKHLQMDIYIFEPQGISFLETESTFMTNELAEALTTTQNKTKAHVRFRPTLSQQQKSPEQQQDTVLDGNFIVRYDVDRTVSGGSIQIENGYFVHYFAPEHLATIPKNVIFVIDKSGSMSGRKIQQTREALIKILGDLGPRDQFNLISFSGEATPWKPQLVAASAENVNAAKSYAAAIQARGGTNINDAILMAVQLLERANREELLPPGSVTLIILLTDGDPTVGETNPSEIQKNVQEAIDGQHSLFCLGFGFDVSYAFLEKLALDNGGLARRIYEDSDSALQLQDFYQEVANPLMTSVAFEYPSNTVEAVTQDAFRLFFKGSELVVAGKLRDQSPDVFSAKVRGQLHMENITFVTESRVAEQEEAFWSPRYIFHSFMERLWAYLTIQQLLEQTVSMPDAEKQALEARALNLSLSYSFVTPLTSMVITKPEGQEQSQVAEKPVENENRHRNVHSGHTLFRYHSVGGKASRVSGGSSADPVFSTRRGWRGQGVFDKLYNFPTRLGPPGPLHPHLPYPPHRTPWRPTPPDVMPRLSATSFLDEHDMDLRIKETTMASPHHAPIQPPSVILPLPGRSVDRLCVDLKRSQGPTNLLSDPGQGPESVCSLRLGSTDFPSHSWPRCPAQCQVLQGLHARLLTSHETSLLRGLV from the exons ATGaagaccccagcccctggccgCGCCTGCGGCGTCGTGCTGGTCCTGCTCTCGCTGGCCACCCTCCAGACCCTCAGGGCCCAAAAG AATGACATCGACATCTACAGCCTCACTGTAGACTCCAGGGTCTCATCCCGATTTGCCCACACAGTCGTCACCAGCCGGGTGGTCAACAAGGCCAGTACTTTGCAGGAGGTCACCTTCCAGATGGAGCTGCCCAAGAAAGCCTTTATCACCAACTTCTCCAT gatCATTGATGGTGTGACCTACCCCGGTAACATCAAGGAGAAGGCTGCAGCCCAGGAGCAGTACAGCGCGGCtgtggagaggggagagagcgCCGGCCTCGTCAA GGCCACTGGGAGAAAGACAGAGCAGTTCCAGGTGTCAGTCAGTGTGGCGCCCGCTGCCAAGATCACCTTCGAGCTGGTGTATGAGGAGCTCCTGGTGCGGCATCTGGGAGCGTACGAGCTGCTGCTGAAAGTCCAGCCCCAGCAGCTGGTCAAGCACCTGCAG ATGGACATTTACATCTTTGAGCCTCAGGGCATCAGCTTTCTGGAGACAGAGAGCACCTTCATGACCAATGAACTGGCAGAGGCCCTCACCACCACACAGAACAAGACCAAG GCTCATGTCCGATTCAGGCCGACGCTGTCCCAGCAGCAAAAGTCTCCAGAGCAGCAGCAGGACACAGTCCTGGATGGCAACTTCATCGTCCGCTATGATGTGGACCGGACTGTCTCCGGGGGTTCCAttcag ATCGAGAATGGCTACTTTGTGCACTACTTTGCCCCTGAGCACCTGGCCACGATACCCAAGAACGTGATCTTCGTCATTGACAAGAGCGGCTCCATGAGCGGCAGGAAAATCCAGCAG ACCCGGGAAGCCCTCATCAAGATCCTGGGTGACCTCGGTCCCCGTGACCAGTTCAACCTCATCAGCTTCAGTGGGGAAGCAACCCCGTGGAAGCCACAGCTAGTGGCAGCCTCGGCTGAGAACGTGAACGCGGCCAAGAGCTACGCCGCTGCCATCCAGGCCCGGGGAG GGACCAATATAAACGATGCGATACTGATGGCCGTGCAGCTGCTAGAGAGAGCCAACCGGGAGGAGCTGCTGCCCCCAGGAAGCGTCACCCTCATCATCCTCCTCACCGACGGCGACCCCACTGTGG GGGAAACCAACCCCTCAGAGATCCAGAAGAACGTTCAGGAAGCCATAGACGGCCAGCACAGCCTCTTCTGCCTGGGCTTCGGCTTCGACGTCAGCTACGCCTTCCTGGAGAAGCTGGCACTGGACAACGGTGGCCTGGCCCGGCGCATCTATGAGGACTCGGACTCCGCACTGCAGCTCCAG GACTTCTACCAAGAGGTGGCCAACCCACTGATGACATCGGTGGCCTTCGAGTACCCAAGCAACACCGTGGAGGCGGTCACACAGGACGCCTTCCGGCTGTTCTTCAAGGGCTCCGAGTTGGTGGTGGCCGGGAAGCTCCGGGACCAGAGCCCTGATGTGTTCTCAGCCAAAGTCAGGGGGCAGCTG CACATGGAGAACATCACCTTTGTAACGGAGTCCCGCGTGGCAGAGCAGGAGGAGGCGTTCTGGAGCCCCAGATACATCTTCCACAGCTTCATGGAGAGACTGTGGGCGTACCTGACCATCCAGCAACTGCTGGAGCAAAC AGTCTCCATGCCAGATGCTGAGAAGCAGGCTCTTGAGGCCCGAGCTCTGAACTTGTCGCTCAGCTACAGTTTTGTCACCCCGCTCACGTCCATGGTGATCACCAAACCCGAAGGTCAAGAGCAGTCTCAGGTTGCTGAGAAACCCGTGGAAAATG AAAACAGACACAGGAACGTCCACTCAG GTCACACTCTCTTCAGATATCATTCCGTGGGAGGCAAAGCGTCCAGAGTATCAG GAGGCAGCAGTGCAGACCCTGTCTTTTCTACAAGAAGAGGCTGGAGAGGACAAGG AGTTTTCGATAAACTGTACAATTTCCCCACGAGATTAGGACCACCTGGACCTCTTCATCCTCATCTTCCTTATCCACCCCACCGTACGCCCTGGAGACCAACGCCACCAGACGTGATGCCAC GGCTATCAGCTACCTCATTTCTTGATGAACATGACATGGACTTAAGAATCAAAG aaacAACCATGGCATCCCCACACCACG CCCCCATCCAGCCTCCTTCTGTCATCCTGCCGCTGCCTGGGCGGAGCGTGGACCGGCTCTGTGTGGACCTCAAGCGCTCTCAGGGACCGACAAACCTGCTCTCAGACCCTGGCCAAG GCCCAGAGTCTGTTTGCTCCCTGAGGCTAGGGAGCACTGATTTTCCCTCCCACTCTTGGCCACGGTGCCCAGCTCAGTGTCAGGTACTGCAGGGGCTTCACGCGCGTTTACTGACTTCACACGAGACCTCCCTCCTCAGAGGGCTCGTCTGA